The following are encoded together in the Pleurocapsa sp. FMAR1 genome:
- a CDS encoding globin family protein — protein MKSVVTTVVTAADAAGRFPTSSDLESVQGSLQRASARMEAAEKLANNLDQVAQEAYDASIKKYSYLNEEGEANSTDTYKSKCLRDVKHYMRLVNYCLVVGGTGPLDEWGIAGQREVYRSLNLPTAPYVEALTFARNRGCAPRDMSSQALVEYNALLDYVINSLS, from the coding sequence ATGAAATCTGTTGTAACTACAGTTGTTACCGCTGCTGATGCTGCGGGACGCTTTCCCACTAGTTCTGACCTAGAGTCAGTTCAAGGTAGTCTTCAGCGCGCTAGCGCTCGTATGGAAGCTGCTGAAAAACTAGCTAACAACCTCGATCAAGTTGCTCAAGAAGCTTATGATGCAAGCATCAAAAAGTATTCTTACCTTAATGAGGAAGGTGAAGCTAACTCTACTGACACCTACAAAAGCAAGTGTCTTCGCGACGTTAAGCACTATATGCGTCTTGTCAACTACTGTCTAGTAGTTGGTGGAACTGGTCCTTTGGACGAATGGGGTATTGCTGGACAACGTGAAGTATATCGTTCTTTGAACTTGCCTACTGCTCCTTATGTAGAAGCTTTGACTTTTGCACGTAACCGCGGTTGCGCTCCTCGCGATATGTCTTCTCAAGCTTTAGTTGAGTACAATGCTCTTCTAGACTATGTAATTAACTCTCTTTCCTAA
- the pth gene encoding aminoacyl-tRNA hydrolase, which produces MTSDSTALFPELIIGLGNPEPKYDRTRHNIGFAAVDELAKTWQMPLQENKRFQGLFAEGVTPGGAKIRLLKPLTYMNRSGQSVRAVTDWYKIQAQSVLVIYDDLDLPVGRLRIRLSGSAGGHNGMKSIIAHLGVKDFPRLRIGIGKSDGKKTTINHVLGKFAPQEIPAIEEVLYAGIKAIELSLKEGVEKSMSRYNGFSVNLE; this is translated from the coding sequence GTGACTTCCGATTCAACTGCACTTTTTCCTGAACTAATTATTGGTTTGGGTAATCCTGAACCAAAATACGATCGCACTAGGCATAATATTGGCTTTGCAGCAGTTGATGAATTAGCTAAAACTTGGCAAATGCCGTTGCAAGAAAACAAACGTTTTCAAGGTTTATTTGCTGAGGGAGTTACACCAGGAGGAGCAAAAATTCGTTTGCTCAAACCCCTAACCTATATGAATCGCTCAGGACAATCAGTAAGAGCCGTGACAGACTGGTATAAGATCCAGGCTCAATCTGTATTGGTTATCTATGACGATCTGGATTTACCTGTTGGCAGATTACGAATACGTCTATCGGGCTCGGCTGGAGGTCATAATGGGATGAAGTCAATTATTGCTCATTTGGGAGTCAAAGACTTTCCCCGTTTAAGAATTGGTATTGGTAAATCTGATGGTAAGAAAACAACTATAAATCATGTTTTAGGTAAGTTTGCTCCCCAAGAAATTCCAGCTATTGAAGAAGTGTTATATGCAGGAATAAAGGCGATAGAACTAAGCTTGAAAGAAGGGGTAGAAAAATCTATGAGTCGTTACAATGGTTTCTCAGTTAACCTTGAATGA
- a CDS encoding amino acid adenylation domain-containing protein, with protein MNYQKSFSANEQSSDIDYWRKQLKNIAPILDFPTDRVRSVSSSLEAQINLRPSANGQNLLTVDQGLNQDLKKIAQQENVSLPIILLGAFQVLLYRYTNQSDVLVGYPNPNLEDPTALETLPIRVTIEAKQKFSELLKIIQAQITEGSNYSNTSTAAIASALNQDFSEFPVSSLFQMLFRFDDGFKISQTKPTKAIPEQELFLDVIDKPNHLLCRFEYNRRLFDESTIQRICDNYEVLLKSIANDFYSSVASLSLLSATETKQVLNEWNQTQTQSLPQCIHKLFEAQVQAHPDAVAIICQGQQLTYSELNTQANQLAHYLQSLGITTGSLVGLCIERSLSMVVAVLGILKAGGAYVPLDINNPPARIAFILEDAQIKTLLTQESLLKKISTEIEQIICVDTDWHLITQQPPDNLDQQVNLSDLAHIVYTSGSTGKPKGVMLSQGNLSHYAQSMQLALDITPADTYLHRGSIALIVSARQLLMPLAQGATALIVTTAETRNPLEFFEIIKRHCVTIVDHVPSFWRNFWGILNQQDRDYRQNLLDNQVRLVAAGGEQVTPEIYQCWRETFKPDVQLANIYGQTEGTGVVTLYKIPEQIDHRFKSLPVGSPIPNMRVYLLDEDLQPVQIGVAAEIHISGDGVAMGYLNRPELTAEKFVENPFVKGERLYKTGDLGRYLSDGTLQFLGRVDRQVNIQGLRIELGEIEAVLSQSELVVEAAVVVRENKLGETLAAYIVSNKTYALTEEMLRNYLEQKLPSYMIPKAFIMVDSFPLTTSGKVDRRALSELNVKKLTEATIAPRDRLESEIIEMLQEILGIESISIEDNFIELGGNSLLAARLVTEIEQRYEQNIPISMMFQASTPEALANIIRQKEPISDADSKCLVPIKQGNSKPILFAIHNLGYGLEFYRPMAKYLDADISIYGLSSSFSNEPDKPHIRDIANLASYYADNIQKVQPQGPYYLMGVSFGGTIAYEIAQHLVSQGHEVRFLGLLDSHCPNKGSAYQNPPLKDRIYRHANKIRTIGASYILDRIKWRINSTTDHVRYNLYKIDWVRENFVDKTSRGFALSEYIQQTKDHQKVNEGYTMQPYPGSVVLFRAAEDRDPKLEWQNFAQGGLNIIDVPGNHLGILQEPNVQVLAEKIRLVLQDK; from the coding sequence ATGAATTATCAAAAAAGTTTTTCCGCCAACGAACAATCCTCAGACATCGACTATTGGCGCAAGCAACTTAAAAACATTGCTCCCATATTGGATTTTCCGACAGACAGAGTAAGGTCAGTATCGTCTAGTCTAGAAGCTCAAATTAATCTTCGACCAAGTGCTAATGGGCAAAATTTGTTGACAGTTGACCAAGGCTTAAATCAAGACTTAAAAAAAATTGCTCAACAAGAAAATGTTTCTCTGCCAATTATTTTGCTTGGAGCCTTTCAAGTTCTACTCTACCGCTATACAAATCAATCTGACGTTTTAGTTGGATACCCTAACCCGAATTTAGAAGACCCTACAGCACTTGAAACATTGCCAATTAGGGTGACAATTGAAGCCAAACAAAAGTTCAGTGAGTTACTAAAAATTATTCAGGCTCAAATTACAGAAGGGAGCAACTACTCAAATACAAGCACAGCAGCTATAGCTTCAGCTTTGAATCAAGACTTCTCAGAATTTCCCGTATCTTCTTTATTTCAGATGTTGTTTAGATTTGATGACGGATTCAAAATCTCACAAACTAAACCAACTAAAGCAATACCCGAACAGGAATTATTCTTAGACGTTATCGACAAACCAAATCATTTGCTCTGTAGGTTTGAATACAATCGTCGTTTGTTTGATGAATCAACTATTCAGCGTATCTGTGATAACTACGAGGTATTACTTAAGTCAATTGCTAATGATTTTTATAGTTCAGTCGCTTCTCTATCGTTGCTATCAGCTACCGAAACAAAACAGGTTTTAAATGAATGGAATCAGACTCAAACACAGTCTTTACCGCAGTGCATTCATAAGTTGTTTGAAGCACAGGTTCAGGCTCACCCTGATGCAGTAGCCATCATTTGCCAAGGACAACAGTTAACCTATAGCGAATTAAATACTCAAGCTAATCAGCTAGCTCATTATTTGCAGTCTTTGGGAATTACCACAGGTTCGTTGGTTGGGTTATGTATAGAACGTTCTCTGTCTATGGTAGTTGCTGTATTAGGGATTCTTAAAGCAGGAGGAGCTTATGTTCCTTTAGATATTAATAATCCTCCTGCCAGAATAGCCTTTATCTTAGAAGATGCCCAGATTAAAACATTACTGACTCAAGAAAGCTTACTGAAGAAAATTTCTACCGAAATCGAGCAGATTATTTGTGTAGATACAGATTGGCATTTAATTACTCAGCAACCCCCAGACAATTTAGATCAGCAGGTAAATCTTTCAGATTTAGCACATATTGTCTATACTTCTGGTTCTACAGGCAAGCCGAAGGGAGTAATGCTAAGTCAAGGAAACTTGAGTCATTATGCCCAATCAATGCAGTTAGCTTTAGATATAACCCCAGCAGATACTTATCTCCATCGTGGTTCAATTGCTTTGATAGTTTCAGCTAGACAGTTATTAATGCCTTTGGCACAGGGAGCAACTGCATTGATTGTTACAACCGCAGAAACAAGAAACCCCCTCGAATTTTTTGAAATAATTAAGCGTCACTGTGTAACTATTGTCGATCATGTTCCCTCTTTCTGGCGGAATTTTTGGGGCATTCTCAATCAGCAAGATCGAGATTATCGTCAGAACTTATTAGATAATCAGGTACGTCTTGTAGCAGCAGGAGGAGAACAGGTAACCCCAGAAATATATCAGTGCTGGCGGGAGACTTTTAAACCCGATGTTCAATTAGCTAATATCTATGGTCAGACAGAAGGGACTGGGGTTGTAACCTTATATAAAATTCCTGAGCAAATAGATCATCGTTTTAAGTCGCTGCCTGTGGGTAGTCCAATTCCCAACATGAGAGTGTATTTATTAGATGAAGATTTACAGCCAGTCCAAATTGGAGTAGCAGCAGAAATTCACATCAGTGGAGATGGAGTTGCTATGGGCTATCTTAATCGACCTGAATTAACGGCTGAAAAATTTGTCGAGAATCCTTTTGTAAAAGGGGAACGTTTATATAAAACGGGAGATTTGGGACGTTATTTGTCTGACGGTACGCTACAGTTTTTAGGTCGGGTAGATCGTCAAGTCAATATCCAAGGATTACGCATTGAATTAGGAGAAATTGAAGCAGTACTATCCCAATCTGAATTAGTAGTAGAAGCTGCGGTAGTAGTGCGCGAAAATAAACTAGGAGAAACTTTAGCTGCTTATATTGTATCCAATAAAACTTACGCGCTTACAGAAGAAATGCTGCGGAACTATCTAGAGCAAAAGTTGCCAAGCTATATGATTCCTAAAGCTTTTATCATGGTTGATAGTTTTCCTCTGACCACCAGCGGAAAAGTAGATCGTCGTGCTTTATCTGAGCTTAATGTAAAAAAATTAACTGAGGCAACTATTGCCCCTCGCGATCGCCTAGAATCAGAAATAATCGAGATGCTGCAAGAAATTCTAGGTATTGAATCAATCAGCATCGAAGACAACTTTATTGAATTAGGCGGTAACTCTCTACTAGCAGCACGTTTAGTAACGGAAATAGAACAGAGATATGAACAGAATATTCCCATATCTATGATGTTCCAAGCCTCAACTCCTGAAGCTCTAGCAAATATTATTCGTCAAAAAGAACCAATTTCTGATGCCGACTCAAAATGCCTAGTGCCAATTAAACAAGGCAACTCTAAGCCAATTTTGTTTGCTATTCACAATTTGGGCTATGGTTTGGAGTTTTATCGTCCCATGGCTAAATACTTAGATGCAGACATCAGTATTTATGGTCTATCATCATCTTTTAGTAATGAACCTGACAAACCTCATATTAGAGATATTGCTAATCTAGCATCCTATTATGCTGATAATATTCAGAAAGTTCAGCCTCAAGGGCCTTATTATCTAATGGGAGTATCCTTTGGCGGTACTATTGCTTACGAAATTGCCCAGCATCTTGTATCTCAAGGGCATGAAGTCAGGTTTTTAGGCTTATTAGACTCCCATTGCCCAAACAAAGGCTCGGCTTATCAAAATCCTCCCTTAAAAGACCGCATTTATCGTCACGCTAATAAAATACGCACCATAGGTGCAAGCTACATTTTAGACAGAATAAAATGGCGGATAAATTCAACAACAGATCATGTTAGGTACAACTTATACAAAATTGATTGGGTGCGCGAGAATTTTGTTGACAAAACAAGCCGCGGTTTTGCTCTGAGTGAGTATATTCAACAGACAAAAGATCATCAAAAAGTAAATGAAGGCTATACAATGCAGCCCTATCCAGGTTCTGTAGTATTATTTCGAGCAGCAGAAGATAGAGATCCCAAGCTGGAATGGCAAAACTTTGCTCAAGGAGGATTAAATATCATTGATGTTCCAGGAAATCATCTAGGAATACTTCAAGAACCTAATGTTCAAGTATTAGCAGAAAAAATACGCTTGGTATTACAAGACAAATGA
- a CDS encoding bleomycin hydrolase translates to MLDAFSRAVVSADSKTACIGGEELQSLKNFISNGNKRLDAVNTVASNASCIVSDAVAGMICENQGLIQAGGNCYPNRRMAACLRDGEIVLRYITYAILSGDASVLEDRCLNGLKETYTALGVPLQSTGRAVGIMKASSLAHINNDNSEEYGGKRFRKMEMKDGDCSAITSEAASYFDRVISALS, encoded by the coding sequence ATGCTTGACGCTTTTTCCAGAGCCGTAGTAAGTGCAGACAGTAAAACTGCATGTATCGGTGGTGAAGAACTACAATCTCTAAAAAACTTTATTTCTAACGGAAACAAACGCTTAGACGCAGTTAACACTGTTGCTAGTAACGCAAGCTGCATCGTGTCTGACGCTGTTGCTGGGATGATTTGCGAAAACCAAGGCTTGATTCAAGCTGGTGGTAACTGCTACCCCAACCGTCGTATGGCTGCTTGCTTACGTGATGGTGAAATCGTTCTTCGCTATATCACTTACGCTATTCTTTCTGGTGATGCTTCTGTACTAGAAGATCGTTGCTTGAATGGTTTGAAAGAAACTTACACTGCTCTTGGTGTACCTCTTCAATCCACTGGTCGCGCTGTTGGTATCATGAAAGCTTCTTCTTTAGCTCACATCAACAACGACAATAGTGAAGAATATGGTGGCAAAAGATTCCGTAAAATGGAAATGAAAGATGGCGATTGTTCTGCAATCACTTCTGAAGCTGCTAGCTACTTCGACAGAGTAATTTCTGCTCTTAGCTAG
- a CDS encoding cryptochrome/photolyase family protein, translated as MTIGIWILGDRLTTKQLTLQNNQDRKQQTPVILIESSNYVRQRPYHRQKLVLVWSAMRHFAAELKADNWQVSYEISADFATPLQAWIRQNQITELQITSPCDRPFFKLIQNLDLNCAITFLADNHFLWSKDEFITWSKSRKRLLMEDFYREGRKRFNILMDGKKPIGGKWNYDKDNRQPPKQNLQTPEPLTFKADAITQEVIDWVKQEKFSDYGKIEPFNWGVTRQQAQAVLAHFVQECLPNFGTYQDAMITGEYTMWHGLISPYLNLGLLEPIEVIDAVETAYYQQELPLNCVEGFIRQVMGWREYMHGIYYHQPEGYSQSNWFEHHHPLPEFFWDASKTEMNCLRQTLTQIEDTAYGHHIQRLMVLSNFALISGISPQEIENWFHSAFIDAYDWVMQTNVIGMGQFADGGVLASKPYAASANYINKMSDYCSGCQYNKSDRTGDKACPFNFFYWDFLIRHRDRLHSLGRMNLVLSHLKRMSDTEAQEISFLAAKWWKEQKT; from the coding sequence ATGACAATCGGAATTTGGATATTAGGCGATCGCCTGACAACAAAGCAGTTAACTTTACAAAATAATCAAGATCGTAAACAGCAAACGCCAGTAATTTTGATTGAGTCTAGTAACTATGTTAGACAACGACCATATCATCGGCAAAAGTTGGTTTTAGTTTGGTCAGCAATGCGTCATTTTGCCGCCGAATTAAAGGCAGATAACTGGCAGGTAAGTTATGAAATTAGTGCTGATTTTGCCACCCCTTTACAAGCATGGATTAGACAAAATCAGATTACTGAGTTACAGATAACTAGTCCCTGCGATCGCCCTTTTTTTAAACTGATTCAAAACTTAGATTTGAATTGTGCAATAACGTTTTTAGCCGATAATCATTTTTTGTGGAGTAAAGATGAGTTTATCACTTGGTCAAAGTCTCGTAAAAGACTGCTAATGGAAGATTTTTATCGAGAAGGCAGAAAAAGATTTAACATCTTGATGGACGGTAAAAAACCTATTGGTGGCAAGTGGAATTATGACAAAGATAACCGTCAGCCACCCAAGCAAAATCTGCAAACACCTGAACCTTTAACTTTTAAAGCTGATGCTATTACCCAAGAAGTAATTGATTGGGTAAAACAAGAAAAGTTTTCCGACTACGGCAAAATTGAACCTTTTAATTGGGGAGTAACTAGACAACAAGCTCAAGCAGTTTTGGCTCATTTTGTGCAAGAATGTTTGCCCAATTTTGGTACATATCAAGATGCCATGATTACAGGAGAATATACTATGTGGCATGGCTTAATATCCCCCTATTTAAATTTAGGTTTACTTGAACCTATAGAAGTAATTGATGCAGTCGAAACTGCCTATTATCAACAGGAATTGCCCTTAAATTGTGTAGAAGGTTTTATCCGTCAGGTAATGGGTTGGCGAGAATATATGCACGGTATTTATTACCACCAACCTGAAGGCTACAGCCAAAGCAATTGGTTTGAACATCACCACCCTTTGCCAGAGTTTTTTTGGGATGCTAGCAAAACAGAGATGAACTGTTTACGCCAAACTCTAACTCAGATAGAGGATACAGCTTACGGACACCATATTCAAAGATTAATGGTGTTAAGCAACTTTGCACTCATTTCAGGAATTTCTCCCCAGGAGATTGAAAACTGGTTTCATAGTGCTTTTATTGACGCTTACGACTGGGTAATGCAAACCAACGTCATTGGCATGGGACAATTTGCAGATGGCGGTGTCTTGGCTTCTAAACCCTATGCAGCCTCGGCTAACTATATCAATAAGATGAGCGATTACTGTAGCGGTTGTCAATACAATAAAAGCGATCGCACTGGAGATAAAGCTTGTCCCTTTAACTTCTTTTACTGGGATTTTCTGATACGTCATCGCGATCGTCTACATTCTTTAGGTAGAATGAACCTGGTTTTAAGTCATCTTAAGCGAATGTCAGATACTGAAGCCCAAGAAATAAGCTTCCTGGCTGCAAAATGGTGGAAAGAACAAAAAACATGA
- a CDS encoding DUF2811 domain-containing protein — MNSNVTISAEIPEELHLSLKNYLETHPHWDQDRVFAAALSLFLLQNNNGQTTESSQNYRACARVYLETLFQSN; from the coding sequence ATGAACTCAAATGTAACTATTTCGGCGGAAATCCCTGAAGAACTCCATTTGTCGTTAAAGAACTATCTCGAAACTCATCCTCATTGGGATCAAGACCGCGTTTTTGCTGCTGCTTTATCTTTGTTCCTGTTGCAAAACAACAATGGGCAAACCACTGAATCATCTCAAAACTATCGCGCCTGTGCCAGAGTTTATTTAGAAACTTTATTTCAATCAAACTAG
- a CDS encoding GIY-YIG nuclease family protein has product MIDNFSLDKLPSTKLLNKDQLPQKSGIYFAVDEKKRLLYVGKAQNLYKRWLNHHRYDPG; this is encoded by the coding sequence ATGATTGATAATTTTAGTTTAGACAAATTACCTTCAACAAAGCTTTTAAATAAAGATCAATTACCGCAAAAATCAGGTATTTATTTTGCAGTTGATGAAAAAAAGCGATTACTTTATGTTGGCAAAGCACAAAATCTTTACAAGAGATGGCTCAATCATCACCGATACGATCCTGGTTGA
- the glmU gene encoding bifunctional UDP-N-acetylglucosamine diphosphorylase/glucosamine-1-phosphate N-acetyltransferase GlmU — protein MVAVVILAAGRGTRMKSDLPKVLHTLAGRSLVERVLDSCSLLDLERQIVIIGYQGEKVKQALSHRQDVEFVEQTEQLGTGHAVQQLIPHLQGYEGDLLVLNGDAPLLRPETLQQLVATHQEKQNAATLLTANLPNPQGYGRVFCNGDNLVSHIIEDRDCNAAQKQNRRVNAGIYCFNWQKLAESLPKLSTNNDQQEYYLTEVVDYLSRVMAHDAEDYRETNGINDRLQLSAADDVLQARIKDDWMKAGVTMFNPDSITIGEDVRLEPDVIIEPQTHLRGNTIIATGSRIGPGSLVENSKIGSGVSILYSVVTDSEVADHTKIGPYSHLRGDVKLGESCRVGNFVEIKKTTVGSNTNVAHLSYLGNATLGDRVNIGAGTITANYDGKHKHPTIIKKGTKTGSNSVLVAPVTLGENVTVAAGSVVTQDVSDNALVVARSRQKEIPDWNNEE, from the coding sequence ATGGTAGCGGTAGTAATCTTAGCAGCAGGGCGCGGCACCCGAATGAAGTCCGATTTACCCAAAGTCTTGCATACATTGGCAGGGCGATCGCTTGTCGAAAGAGTACTTGATAGCTGTAGTTTACTAGATTTGGAGCGACAGATTGTCATTATCGGCTATCAGGGAGAAAAAGTTAAGCAGGCTTTGAGTCATCGTCAGGATGTAGAATTTGTCGAGCAAACTGAGCAGTTAGGTACTGGTCACGCGGTACAGCAGCTAATACCCCATCTCCAGGGCTATGAGGGAGATTTGCTGGTCTTAAATGGTGATGCGCCTCTACTACGTCCTGAAACTCTTCAGCAGCTAGTAGCTACTCACCAAGAAAAGCAAAATGCAGCAACTCTTCTAACCGCTAATTTGCCTAATCCTCAAGGTTATGGACGAGTGTTTTGTAACGGCGATAATTTGGTTAGTCACATTATAGAAGACCGTGATTGTAATGCTGCTCAAAAGCAAAATCGGCGCGTCAATGCAGGCATATATTGTTTTAATTGGCAGAAACTAGCCGAATCATTGCCTAAGCTTTCTACCAACAACGATCAGCAAGAATACTATTTAACCGAGGTTGTTGATTATCTCTCTCGTGTAATGGCTCACGATGCCGAAGATTATCGTGAAACCAACGGTATTAACGACCGCCTACAGCTATCGGCTGCTGATGATGTTTTACAAGCCAGAATCAAAGACGACTGGATGAAGGCTGGAGTAACTATGTTTAACCCCGACAGCATTACTATCGGTGAAGATGTTCGACTAGAGCCTGATGTAATTATTGAACCTCAAACTCATTTGCGAGGTAATACTATCATTGCTACAGGCAGCAGAATCGGTCCTGGTAGCCTAGTTGAAAATAGCAAAATTGGTTCTGGGGTGAGCATTTTATATTCGGTAGTGACAGATTCAGAAGTTGCTGACCACACGAAAATCGGACCTTATTCTCATTTGCGTGGAGACGTTAAACTAGGTGAAAGCTGTCGTGTGGGTAACTTTGTCGAGATTAAGAAAACTACCGTCGGCTCAAATACTAATGTGGCTCATCTCTCTTATTTGGGAAATGCGACTTTGGGCGATCGCGTCAACATCGGTGCGGGGACAATTACCGCTAACTATGATGGTAAACATAAACATCCTACAATCATTAAAAAAGGTACTAAAACTGGCTCAAATAGTGTTTTAGTTGCTCCTGTTACCTTGGGTGAAAATGTTACCGTAGCAGCAGGTTCAGTGGTAACTCAAGACGTTAGTGACAATGCTTTGGTAGTAGCGCGATCGCGCCAAAAAGAAATCCCCGACTGGAATAACGAGGAGTAA
- a CDS encoding CHAT domain-containing protein, translating to MTIDCYSYIQFDDAKVGLNEVDKLGLNNPPVDLLVLSACKTAVGNKDAEFGFAGLALQAGVKSALASLWSINDAGTVALMSEFYQNLKSGSMKAQALRESQVAMLQGKVYVEGDRLRSSRGAVDLPPALAETKTTNLSHPFYWAGFSIMGNPW from the coding sequence TTGACGATAGATTGTTATTCCTATATTCAATTTGATGACGCTAAAGTCGGCTTAAATGAGGTAGATAAATTAGGATTAAACAATCCACCCGTAGATTTACTAGTACTGAGTGCTTGTAAAACCGCAGTGGGTAATAAAGATGCTGAATTTGGTTTTGCTGGTTTGGCTCTTCAGGCTGGAGTTAAATCTGCTTTAGCTAGTTTGTGGTCAATTAATGATGCGGGGACAGTAGCTTTAATGAGCGAGTTTTATCAGAATCTCAAGTCTGGCTCAATGAAAGCTCAGGCTCTTAGAGAATCTCAGGTAGCAATGTTACAGGGCAAAGTATATGTTGAAGGAGATCGGCTAAGAAGCTCCAGAGGAGCAGTAGATTTACCACCAGCCCTAGCTGAAACCAAAACTACTAACCTTTCCCATCCTTTCTATTGGGCTGGTTTCTCCATTATGGGTAATCCCTGGTAA
- a CDS encoding class I SAM-dependent methyltransferase, which produces MSDSEASNSNLSNRLNNIYRCGDKNNWYSEVAQAYERTRPRYPAKILANLQEIAQLQPPKAMLEIGTGPGIASVEFAKMGVEMICLEPSLPACRLAQQKCAAYSNVQFINTTFEEWELTNQKFDVVVATTSFHWLTPEIRTQKTAAALKEDGLLILLWNTPPQPSYSITHIR; this is translated from the coding sequence GTGAGCGACTCAGAAGCCTCGAATTCAAACCTATCAAACAGATTAAATAACATTTACCGCTGTGGTGATAAGAATAACTGGTATAGCGAAGTAGCACAGGCTTATGAGCGCACTAGACCTCGCTATCCTGCAAAAATTCTGGCAAATCTGCAAGAAATAGCTCAGTTACAGCCACCAAAAGCGATGCTGGAAATTGGTACGGGACCTGGTATTGCTAGTGTTGAATTTGCCAAAATGGGCGTGGAAATGATCTGTCTTGAGCCGAGTCTCCCAGCCTGTCGATTAGCTCAACAAAAATGTGCAGCTTATTCAAATGTCCAATTTATTAATACCACTTTTGAAGAATGGGAGTTAACTAACCAAAAATTTGATGTGGTGGTGGCGACAACGTCTTTTCATTGGCTAACTCCAGAAATTAGAACGCAAAAAACGGCAGCAGCTTTAAAAGAAGATGGCTTATTAATTTTACTGTGGAATACTCCGCCCCAACCTAGTTATAGCATTACGCATATACGTTAG
- a CDS encoding HEAT repeat domain-containing protein gives MDALFEKLKHPNPNLRSKAMWEIAEARDENTIPRLMSILNQEDVTYRRAAVKTLGVIGADVVPLVVDSLLNSDNPTVRSSCAKALAQIVVNHPDVPMPDEGIQGLKQALDDPNPVVNIPAVMTLGEIGSPVFDLLVETLHTTDNLAVGVAILNALGSMGDPRGVEVLTQFSNDKSADVYLQESATSALSRLEMVMKYNN, from the coding sequence ATGGACGCTCTATTTGAAAAGCTCAAACATCCTAACCCAAATTTGCGTAGCAAAGCTATGTGGGAAATAGCCGAAGCGAGAGACGAAAATACTATCCCTCGTTTAATGAGTATTCTCAATCAAGAAGATGTAACCTATAGAAGAGCAGCAGTCAAAACTTTGGGAGTGATTGGTGCAGATGTTGTTCCCTTGGTAGTAGATTCTTTGTTAAACAGTGATAATCCCACAGTACGCTCTAGCTGCGCCAAAGCTTTGGCTCAAATTGTGGTCAACCATCCAGATGTACCTATGCCCGATGAGGGTATTCAGGGATTGAAACAAGCACTTGATGATCCTAACCCTGTAGTAAATATTCCTGCGGTGATGACTCTTGGTGAAATAGGCTCTCCTGTTTTTGATTTATTAGTAGAAACTCTTCACACTACTGATAATCTCGCTGTGGGAGTAGCAATACTTAATGCTCTTGGTTCAATGGGCGATCCTAGAGGAGTAGAAGTATTGACGCAGTTTAGCAATGACAAATCAGCCGATGTCTACCTTCAAGAATCGGCAACTAGTGCTTTATCTCGTTTAGAAATGGTGATGAAATACAACAATTAA